Below is a genomic region from Rubrobacter calidifluminis.
CGCGGCTGTGTCCGCTCACCCAACACCCTCCCGCCGGGCTCCCTATTCTCCCCGTAGAGCGAGCCGCGGAGGTGTGAGATGTCGGGAGACGGGGTCCGGGAGGAACGTGTCCAACCCCTGAATGGTAAAGACGTGGTGCGGGGTGACTACGTCCTCTACTGGATGCAGCAGTCGCAGCGGGCGGAAGACAACCCCGCCCTGGAGTACGCCGTATCACGCGCCAACGCGCTGGATCTTCCTCTCCTCGTCGTCTTCGGCCTCACCGACGATTACCCGGAGGCCAACCTCCGCCACCACGCGTTCATGCTGGAGGGACTGCGGGAGACGCAGCGTGCCCTGGAAGAACGCGGGATAAAGATGCTCGTGCGGCGGGGATCGCCGAAGAAGGTGGCGCTCGAGGCCGCAAAAGACGCCGCGCTCGTCGTCTGCGACCGCGGGTACCTCCACCACCAGAGGCGCTGGCGCGAGGAGGTCGCCCGCGGGGCGCGGTGTGAGGTCGTACAGGTCGAGTCGGACGTTGTGGTCCCCATCGAGCTGGCTTCGGAGAAGCGGGAGACCGCCGCCCGGACGCTGCGCCCGAAGATAAAACACCACCTCGAGGACTTCCTTGTGCTGCCTGAGAAGCAGGAGGTGGAGCGGAGTTCGCTGGGCCTGAGGTGCAAAGGGCTCGACCTCACGGACGCAGAGGCGGTGCTCCGGGCGATGGACCTCGACCGGAGCGTTCCTCCCGTCGGGCACCTCTTCCGGGGTGGGACGAAGGAGGCAGGGCGGCTCCTGGAGAGGTTTCTGCGCGAGCACCTCTCCTCCTACGCCAGAAACCGCAACCAGCCTCACACGGACGACGTCTCGCACATGAGCAAATACCTGCACTTCGGGCAGATCTCTCCCGTCTACGTCGCACTGCGCGTCCTGGATTCTGGCGCCCCCGAAGAGGACGTCGCCGCCTTCCTCGAAGAACTCGTCGTGCGGCGCGAGCTGGCGATCAACTTCGTTTTCTACACCCCGGATTACCACCGCTACTCGAGCCTCCCGGAGTGGGCGAGGAGGACACTGGCGGAGCACAGGGATGATGAGCGCGAGCACATCTACACCCGCAGCCAGCTCGAGGACGCCGCCACACACGATCCGTACTGGAACGCGGCGATGAACGAGCTCCGTCATACGGGATACATGCACAACCACATGCGGATGTACTGGGGAAAGAAGATCCTGGAGTGGACCGGCACACCCGAGTACGCCTACAGGACGGCGCTCTACCTGAACAACAGGTACTTCCTCGATGGCCGCGACCCCAACTCCTACGCCAACGTCGGCTGGGTGTTCGGGCTGCACGACCGTGGCTGGCCCGAGAGGGAGATCTTCGGGAAGGTGCGCTACATGTCCGAGGGCGGCCTGCGGCGCAAGACCGACCCCGACGCCTACGTCCGGAAGGTCAGGGACCTCGTTCTCGGCTAGCTCGAAGACTGCGAGACCGAGAGGCTGCCGTTCCTGTAGGTGATCTCGAGCGTACCGTTCGGGGAGTTCATCCGCTGGGTGGTGTGGCTTCCGGGGGCATCGAAGGTGACCTCCAGGGTGCCGCCGGTGCTTTGCCGGTGGATCTGGCACTCAAGCTGTCGTCCGCCGGGTTCGTAGGTGTAGACGGCGGGCGTCTTGCCTTCGAAGGTCTCCGTCCTGCCCCCGACGGTGCAGCGTCCCGAGAACGCCACCCCCGGGGTTCCGGAGAGCCTCAGGGTCGCCTGCTGACCGCTGGTCCCACCCGTGGAGGAGCCCTGCCTTACAGAGGATGCTCCCGACGAGACGCCCGCGGTGAAACCGCCCGCGGTCCCCGCGGAGGCCGAGGTCCCGCCGGTGGAGGCCCCTCCACCGGCGGAGCAGCCCGCGAGCAGCGCGCTGAGCAGCAGTACCACGGCCGAAAGGATGCTCTCCGATCTCAATCTCCATCTCCCTGCGTCTCGAACCAGAGAGGCCGGGCCGGAAGGGAGGGGGGATGATGGGTGGCGGCCCGGCCTGCTCTGTCACAACTCTACGCACCGGGAGCCTTAGGGTTTCAACCCGCGCAACTTTTTCTTCAGCGCCTGCGCCACCGCTCCCGGCCCTCGCGGTAGAGGTCGCCGCCGTGGAGGTCGTTGATCACCACGGCGGGGAAGTCTTCGACGAGGAGGCGGCGGACCGCTTCGGCCCCGAGGTCTTCGTAGGCGACGACCTCCGCCTCCCTCACACACTTCGCCAGGAGCGCCGCCGTGCCCTCCACCGCCCCGAAGTACACGCAGCCGTGTCTGCGCATCGCCTCCACGACCTCCCGTGAGCGTACACCCTTGCCGACCATCCCGCGCAGGCCCCGCTCTATCAGCAGCGGCGCGTAGGGGTCCATCCGGGAGGCGGTCGTCGGCCCGGCGGGGCCTATCGGGTGGCCGGGCTTCGCCGGGGCCGGGCCGGTGTAGTAGATCACCTGTCCCTCCGGGTCGAACGGCAGGGGCTCTCCGCGCTCCAGCGCCTGTTTCATCCGGGCGTGGGCGGCGTCGCGGGCGGTGTAGAGCACCCCGTGCAGGCGCACCACGTCCCCCGAACGTAGCGGCTCGATATCCTCCCGCGAGAGCGGAATCCTGAGCTCCATCGTCCCACTCACAGCTCGAACGAGAGGGTCCGGTGTGAGTGGCAGTCCAGGTTCACCGCCACGGGGAAGGCGGCGATGTGGGTCGGTGCGCTCTCGATGTGCACCGCGATCGCGGTCTCGGTGCCGCCGTAGCCGGCAGGGCCTATTCCGGTCGCGTTGATCTCCTCGAGGATCTCGCGCTCCAGCCCTGCCATCGCCGGGTCCGGGTTCGGCTCGCCCGAGCGTCGGGTGAGCGCCTTCTTGGCCAGGAGCGCCGCGCGTTCGAACGGTCCCCCGATCCCCACCCCGACCGTCACCGGCGGGCTCGCGTTCGGCCCGGCCCGCTCGACCGTCTCCACCACGAAGCGCTTCATCCCCTCGACCCCCTCGGCCGGCGTAAGCATCCTGAGGGCGCTCATGTTGTCGCATCCGGCACCTTTTATCAGGACGGTGAAGCGGAGCGCCTCCCCCGGCACGATCTCGTAGTAGACGGTCGCCGGGGTGTTGTCGCCGGTGTTGATCCTCTCCACCGGGCTCTTCACGATCGACTTTCTCAGGTACCCCTCCCGGTAGCCCCTCCGGACGCCCTCGTCTATCGCCTCCGGGAGGCTCCCGCCGGTGAAGTGCACCTCCTGCCCGACCTCGACGAAGAAGACCGCATACCCGGTGTCCTGACAGAAGGCGACCCGCTCCTCCCGGGCCACCCGCGCGTTCTCGAGCAGCTTCTCGAGCACCTCGCGGCCCTGGGGCGAGCGCTCCCGCTCGAGCGCCCGGCGCAGCGCCGCCAGGTGATCCACCCCGAGCGAGACGTTCGCCTCGATGCAGGCGTCGCGCACCGCGGCGGTCACCTCCTCGACCCTTACCTCGCGCAAAGCTCTCCCTCCTCGCAGAGAAGTGAACCCGTTTACCACCGGCCGGTCTTGCGCGCGAGCCGGCGGAGTATGCCAAATGTTAAACTTCCTGGGCAGGTCTTTGCGCTTCCGCAGAGGATGTGGGGCGCACTCAGAGGGTGAGAGGGAGAGCATCTATGGACATGCTGGTACGCAAGGCGACGCTCGAACGCTTCGGGGTCGAGAAACCCGGGACGCTGCACGAGAACCTGCCCCCCGCGCGGCTCATCGAGGCCGCCGTGAGGAGGCGCGAGGGGATGCTTTCCGGTTCGGGGGCCCTGGTCGCGAAGACCGGCAAGCGTACCGGGCGTTCGCCGAAGGACAAGTTCATCGTGCGCGACGAGAACACCGAGTCGCGGGTGGCGTGGGGACCGAACCAGCCCTTCGACCCCGAGGACTTCGAGCGGCTGCTCAAGAAGGCCGCGGCGTACGTGGACGGGCTGGAGGAGGTCTGGATCGCCGACGTCTACGCCGGCGCCGACCCCCGCTACCGCCTCAACGTGCAGGTGATAGCCGAGCAGGCCTGGCAGGCTCTCTTCGCCTACCAGCTCTTCCGCCGGCCGGCGCTCGAAGAGCTCGACGACTTCGAGCCCGACTGGACGGTCATCTCGCTCCCCGGGTTCCTCGCCGAACCCGAGGAGGACGGCACCAACTCCGAGACCTTCGTCGGGCTGGATTTCACCCGCAGGGTCGTCCTGATCCTCGGTACCGGCTACGCCGGGGAGATCAAGAAGAGCATCTTCAGCGTCCTCAACTACGTCCTGCCGGTCGAGCACGGGGTCCTGCCGATGCACTGCTCGGCGAACATGGGCGACGAGGGGGACGTGGCGCTCTTCTTCGGCCTCTCCGGGACCGGCAAGACCACCCTCTCCGCCGACCCCGAGCGGCACCTCATCGGCGACGACGAGCACGGCTGGTCCGACCGGGGGATCTTCAACTTCGAGGGCGGCTGCTACGCCAAGACCATAGACCTCTCCCCCGAGAAGGAACCCCAGATCTTCGGCGCGATACGCTTCGGAACCATCCTGGAGAACGTCGTCGTGGACCGCAGGACCCGCAGGGAGGACTACTCTGACGCCTCGATCACCGAGAACACCCGCGCCGCCTACCCGCTCGAGTACATAGAAGGTGTCGTCCCGGACGGGATGGGCGGACACCCGAAGGCCATCCTCTTCCTGACGGCCGACGCCTTCGGCGTCCTCCCCCCGATAAGCATCCTCTCCCCGGAGCAGGCCGCCTACTACTTCCTCAGCGGCTACACCGCCAAGCTCGCCGGGACCGAGGCGGACATGGAGTCCGAGGTCGAGGCAACCTTCTCCGAGTGCTTCGGTGCTCCCTTCCTGCCGCTCCCGGCGACGACCTACGCCGAGATGCTCTCCGGCAGGATCAGAGAACACGGCTCGCGCTGCTACCTGGTCAACACCGGCTGGTCCGGCGGGCCCTACGGGGTCGGAAGCCGCGTCGAGCTCGCCTACACCCGCAGGATGGTCCGCGCCGCGGTCTCCGGGGAGCTCGATAACGTCTCCACCCACACCCATCCGGTCTTCGGGCTGGAGGTGCCGGAGCGGGTGCCGGACGTGCCCGCCTCGATCCTGGACCCGCGCGAGACCTGGGCCGACAAAGAGGCCTACGACCGGCAGGCGAAGAAGCTCGCCACGCTCTTCGAGAAGAACTTCGAGAAGTTCGGCGAGGCTGTCCCCAGCGAAGTGCGCGAGGCAGGCCCCAGGGCCTAGCCGGTCACCGGGGACTCCAGCTCGGCGAGGAGCCCGTCGAAGTCCAGGGGCCGCCTGGTGAAGGTGGGCCTCCCGCCGAGCCTCGGCCATTCTCCCGGATCCCGGTCCCAGGCGAGCTCGATGCCGTTGTGGTCGGGGTCGTGGAGGTAGATGGCCTCGTGGGTGCCGTGGTCCGAGGCCCCGTCGATCGGCCAGCCGGCATCCAGAAGCCGCTTCAGGGCCCGGGCCAGGTCCCTGCGCTCCGGATAGTTTATGGCGAAGTGGTAGAGCCCCGTGGAACCGGGTGGGGGTGGTGAGCCGCCCCTGCTCTCCCAGACGTTGAGCCCGATGTGGTGGTGGTAGCCGCCCGCCGACAGAAACGCCGCTGCCTCCCCGAAGCGTGTCACCAGTTCGAAGCCTAGCAGGTCGCGGTAAAAGCCGATGGCACGCTCGAGGTCGGAGACCTTGAGGTGTACGTGACCGATCCTGGTCCCCGCGGGGATGGATTCGTGGTTCATGGCCGGCTCCTTCCCGTTATCTGGACTACAGTCCATTATATTCCGGGAACGTTCGAGGTTACCGGAAGAGCACTCAACGGCGGCGGGATAGAGGAACCAGAGAGTTCATCTCGGCCAGGAGCTTGTCTCCGTTGTCTGGTCGGTAGACACCTGCACCGTTCGAGGCCATCAGGCATCCGGAGAGTCTGATGTCTACGATGACCGTCCTTGAGCCTCCGGGGTATGAAAAGGCGGCGAGCGCCGTGTCGGGCCTGCGCTCCGCCGGGCACGAGAGGGACTGGTTTTTCTCTACCGGAGCGAAGGAGTCGAGGAGTCTCTGCAGGTGTTCGATCTCGCCCTGTGAGCTGGTCGCCATGGAGCTCGCCAGGGGAGGAGGGACCGGCTTGTGATCCTGTTCAGGAGGTGCCACCACGTAGCGGCAGACCCTGAGATGGTTGGCTCCAGGCGGCACCAGCTCCTTGGATATACCGGGGCCTTTGTTCTCAACCGCTTTCGCTCCGCTTACTACCGCTATCGGTACGGACTTCGGACACCTCTTATCCATCGCGAGCCTGATGTCGGTCAGAGAGGGTTTGGTCGCGCTGCGGTGAGCGGATGGGGTGCGTACCGGCGAGCAGGAGAGCACCAGGAGGGCCACGGTCATAAATCCAGTCAGCGCGCAAAACAACCACCTGGACATCTCCCGACTTCCATTCGATGGTCCCGGGCTACGGTGATTTTTGTAACACCTCATACCCGGAACGTCTCGCCCTGCAGGCTGCGGGCTGCGCCGGGGATCTCAGGCGGCGGCGAACTGGGATTCGTAGAGCCGGCGATAGGCGGAGGGGCGGGAGACGAGCTCCTCGTGGGTGCCCTGCTCCACGACGCGTCCGTCGCTCACGACGATGATCCTGTCGGCCCCGCGCACGGTTGAGAGCCGGTGGGCTATGACGACCGAGGTACGCCCGGCGAGGAGCCTCTCGAGGGCTCTCTCGATGCGGGCCTCGGTCGCCAGATCCACGCTCGAGGTCGCCTCGTCCAGGAGCAGGATGCGCGGGTTCGCCAGAAGCGCCCGGGCGAAGGCGATGAGCTGGCGCTCGCCGACCGAGAGCCTGCCGCCGCGCTCGCGCACCTCTGTCTCGTAGCCCTCCGGGAAGGCGCGGATGAAGTCGTCTGCTCCCACGGCCTTCGCCGCCGCGACGACCTCCGCGTGGGTGGCGTCCGGGCGTCCGTAGCGGATGTTCTCCTCGATGGTGCCGGTGAACAGGAACGTGTCCTGCAGGACAACGCCCATGTGCGAGCGCAGCGAGGAACCGCGGATCTTTCGCAGATCGGTGCCGTCTATGCACACCGTCCCCGAGGTCGGGTCGTAGAGGCGGGAGAGGAGCTTGGCTATCGTGCTCTTGCCGGCGCCGGTCTCGCCGACGATCGCGAGCGTCTCGCCGGGTTCGATGCGGAAGCTCACGTCTTTGAGCACCGGTTCGCCGTCCGGGTAGGAGAAGCTCACGCGGTCGAACTCCACCCGCCCCTCCAGACGTACGATCTCCCTCGCCTCTGGGCTGTCCGCGCGGTCCGGCTCGGTGTCGAGCACCGAGAAGACCTTCTCGAGCGAGGCCATCGTGCTCTGCAGGTCCGAGTAGAGCTGCGAGAGACCCTGGATGGGCTGGAAGAACATGTTGATGAGCCCGATGAACGCGACCAGGTGCCCGACGGTCATCGCGCCGGAGATCACCCGGAAGCCGCCGTAGAGCAGGACTATCGCGAGCGCGAGGGCGCCCATGAGCTCCACGGCCGGGAAGTAGACCGAGGAGAGCCGGGTCGAGCGGACGTTGGCCCGGCGGTAGGCCAGGTTCCTGGGTTCGAAGTCGGCGAGGGCGCGCCGCTCCCGGGTGAACGCCTGCACGACGCGCATCCCGGAGACGTTCTCCTGCAGGAAGGCCGCGACCTCGGCTATCGCCTCGCGGGCCCGGCGGAACGCCTGCATGCTCGAGCGGCGGTAGAAGATGGTTGCCGTGGCCATGAGCGGGCTTATGGACATCACGGCGAGCGCGAGCCTCCAGTCCAGGATGAAGGTCGCGACCAGCACACCCACGAGGGTGAGGGTGTTCTTGATCAGGTTCTGCACCCCGTCGTTGAGGAGGTTGGTGAAGTTCTCGATGTCGTTGGTGAGCCGCGAGATGATCCAGCCGGCCCGCTGTTCGGAGAAGTACTGCAGCGAGAGCGACTGCAGGTGTCCGAAGAGCGTGTTCCTGAGGTCGAGGATGACGTGCTGGCCGACCCAGCCCATCCCGTAGGTCTGCACGTATCCCATCGCCCACGAGGCGGCGCTCACCCCCAGGTAGAGGGCGGCCGTCGCGTAGATCACGCCCATGCTGGCATGCCCGCTCTTGGCCCCGAGTCCGTAGTCTATCGCGTAGCCGACGATGAGCGGCCCGGCGAGGTCTGCCCCGGCCGAGAGCGCGGTGATGGACGCGAGCGCGAGGAGACGCCCCTTGTAGGGCCGGGCGAAGGCGAGCAGCCGGAAGAGCGGGAAGCCGAGCAGGTAGCGCTTCAGCCTCATCACGCCGAGGCCCTCTCCGCGTCGGAGCCGTACATCCTCGCGTAGATCCCGCCCCGTCCGAGCAGCTCCTCGTGCGTTCCGCTCTCGGCGATGCGCCCGCCCTCTACGACGAGTATCCGGTCGGCGAGCAGGATCGTCGAGAGCCGGTGGGCGACGACGAACGTCGTCAGCCCCGCCGCCTCCCTCAAGGTGTCGCGCAGGGCCTCCTGGATCTGACGCTCCGTCTCGGCGTCCACGCTCGAGGTGGCATCGTCCAGGATGAGGATGCGCGGGTGCCTGACGAGCGCGCGGGCTATCGCGACGCGCTGCTTCTGGCCGCCGGAGAGCGTGATGCCCCACTCCCCGACCCGGGTGTCGTAGCCTTCGGGGAAGCGGGAGATCTGGTCGTGCACCCCGGCCGCCTTCGCGGCGGCCACGATCTCTTCGTCGGTCGCCTCCGGGTTGCCGAAGGCGATGTTCTCCCGCACGCTCTCGGAGAACAGGAACGTCTCCTGCGGCACGATCCCGACGGCCCGCCGCAGCTCCGTGAGGTCGAGCTTCCTCACGTCGATCCCGCCGACGAGGACCTCGCCCTCCCCGGGGTCGTAGAAGCGGGGGATGAGCGAGAGTAGCGTGCTCTTGCCCGCGCCCGTGGCCCCGACGAGCGCGACAGTCTCGCCCGGCTCGACCTTCAGATCGACCCCGCGCAGCACGGGGGTGCCGCCGGCGTAGGAGAAGCCGACGTCGTGCATCTCGACGGAGAGCGGTCCGCTCTCGGGCAGGGGCCTGGGATGCTCAGGGCTCTCTATCTCCGGCGTGACGTCGAGCACCTCGAAGACCCGCTCCGAGGCGGCGAGCGCCCGCTGGCCCTGGTCCACGACCATCCCGAAGCTCTGCATCGGGGAGACGAGCTGCATCAGGAATAGCTGGAAGAGGACGAAGTCCCCTAAAGATATGCTGCCCGCGGCGTACGCGCGTCCGCCGAAGAAGATCAGGAGCACTATCGAGACCGCGGGCAGGAAGCTCATCCCCGGGATGTAGAAGGCCCGCAATCCTCTCGCGGCCATCGTCTCGCTGAAGACGCCCTCCGCCCGCTCGCCGAAGCGTTCCCGCTCGAAGGGCTCGCGGGCGAAGCTCTTGACCACCCGGATGCCGGAGACGTTCTCCTGCACGGCCGCGGTCACGCCGGCGAGGCGCCGCTGCACGGAGCGGAAGATCGGATGCACCCGGCTCGCGAACCGCCAGGCCGCGAGCGCCAGGACCGGCATCGGGAGCAGCACCACCGCGGCGAGGGCGGGCTTGAGGTAGAAGAGCACCGACGCCACCACGACCAGCGTGATCGCGCTGATGAAAAGCTGGAACATGCCCCAGCCGACGAAGAACCTTATGACGCGCAGGTCGTTGGTGGCCCGGGAGACGAGCTCCCCGGTCGGGGCGCGATCGTAGAGGCCGTGCGAGAAGCCGACCATCTTCTCGAAGAGCGCCCGCCGCATGCGGTACTCGACCGCGTGCCCGACGTAGTTCGTCGAGTACCTCCGGGTGCCGTTGAAGAGGAAGCGCAGGACGGCGAGCGCCACGAGCTCCCCGGCCAGCTTCCAGAGCGCCCCCGGATCGCCGTTCCCGGAGCCGTGCGGCAGTGCCCGGTCTATCCCGACCTTGACCAGCCACGAGATGGCGAGCGTGCTCACCGTGTAGCCGACCGCGCAGAAGATCCCGAGGAGCAGGAGCAACCTGAGACCCCGGGTGAACGACATCAGCCTGAAGAACGTCTTCAAAAACGCCGCCTCTTTATGACAGACCCAAAATCTGCGCCCCTGGCGCCACGAGGGACGCCTTTGCGATCAAAACAAATACAAGTCTATACCCTGTGGCGGCGGGTACAACCTGTTATCCGGACCCGCCCTTCTGTCCGCCCTGCGGGGTGCGGTTGACCAGGTAGATGCCGATCATGATCAGGAGCGCCCCCACGACGAGCGTGGCGGTGAAGGGCTCGCCGAGGAAGATCACGCCGATCGCGACCGAGGTGAGCGGGACGACGAAGATGTACGCCGAGGCCCGGCTGGCCTCCCCCGCGCTCACCAGCCCGAGCCAGAGTATCCAGGCGAGCGTTATCGCGGCGAGCGAGATGAAGAGCAGGCTCCACCAGAACTCGCCCGAGGACCACCGGATGGCCCCCCACGACTCGGTGAGGCTCCCGACCACCGTGAGGCCGACCCCGCCGAAGAGGAACGAGAGCGCGATGAACCACAGCGTCGAGACCACGCCCTGCACCCGCTTGAAGTACACCGTGCCGATGGACCAGCTGATCCCTCCGATCACCCCGGCGAGGAGCCCGGGGAGCTCGAAGTGCCCTCCGAGATCCCCGAAGCTCACCGCCACCACCCCGAGGAAGCCGAGCACGAGCCCGACGACTTTCGCCACGCCGAGCGATTCCCCGAGGAAGAAGGCCGCGAGCAGCCCGGTGACGATCGGCTGCAGGTAGACCAGCACCGCCGCGAGCCCGGAGGGGAGATCCAGCACCGCTATCGTCTGCAGCCCGACGAAGAGCCCGGAGTTGAAGACGCCCGAGATGACGTAGGTGTGCCAGACCCCACGCAGCTTCGGACGTCCGTCCCAGATGGCCGCGATAACGGCCAGCCCGAAACCTCCGAGCAGCACCCTTATCCCGGCGAAGAGCAATGGAGGGGCGTCCCGCAGCCCGATCTTGACGAAGGGGAACGAGGCCCCCCAGATGAGCGCCAGCGCGACGAAAGCGAGCGCTGCGTTTCTGGGGGAGGAGAGGAGCCTGTCGTTCAACCGTCTCTCTCCTACATCCCCTCCGGGGCGGGTCCGCCGACCGGGACCGCACCCCGCATGATCCTGTCTATCTCCCGCAGCTCCTCTTCGGAGAGGTCTATCCCGGCCGCCGGTGCAGTCCCTTTGATGTGATCCGGCCTCCTGGCCCCGACTATCGCGGCGTCGACAGCCGGGTTGGCGAGCGTCCAGGCCACGGCGAGCTGCGGGAGGGTGTAGCCCCGCTCGCCGGCGAAGCGCTTGAGCTCTTCCACCTTCTCGAGGTTCTTCTCGAAGGCCTCTCCCTGGAACATCGGGCTCTTCGAGCGCCAGTCGTCCTCCGGGAAGCGCGTCTGCTTCGTCATCCTTCCGGAGAGCAGCCCGTGGGCGAGCGGTCCATAGACCAGCACCCCGACCCCGTGCCCGGCACAGTAGGGGAGGATGCGCTCCTCGATCTCGCGCCGGAAGAGGTGATAGGGCGGCTGCAGCGCGTCCAGCTTCCTTACCTTCTCGAAGGCTGCCATCTGCTCCTCGTCGAAGTTGGAGACGCCGACGTAGCGGATCTTGCCCTCCCTGACCATCTCATCCAGCGCCCCGGCGCTCTCCTCGACGGGGACGTCGGGGTCGGGCCAGTGGAGCTGGTAGAGGTCGACGTAGTCCGTGCCGAGGAAGCGCAGCGAGTCCTCGACACCCTTGCGCAGCCAGCCCGGGCTCGCATCCCTCAGGAGCCTGTCCCCCTCCATCCTGAGCCCGCCCTTGGTGGCGAGGACGATCTCCTCGCGTCGGCTCTTCAGTTCCGGGGCGAGGGCCTCCCCGAGCAGCCGCTCCGCTTCTCCGAACCCGTAGGCCTGCGCGGTGTCGAAGAAGTTTACGCCGAGGTCGAGCGCCCGGCGGATGGCGGACTCTATCCCGTCCTTCTGCGGGGCACCCCAGTCCCCTCCGGCCTGCCAGGTCCCGAAGGCGACCCTGGAGACTTTCAGGTCTGTCTTTCCAAAACGCGTGTATCTCATCGAAATACCTCCTCGAAACGACTCTCTTCGAACGCGGGTAACCCTTCCCGCAAACGCAAAAAGGCAAACGGGCTTCCCCGTTCCAGGTAGAGTCTACAACCCTCGTGGCCGGAGGACGACCTCGGAGACGCCAACCAGACGGCTCCTTGGTGCTGGACCTTGCTCTGCTGCTATCCTTCTCCGAGAGAGATGTGTTCGTGGGGGTGAGAGGCATGCAGAGGACCGTCCACGGCGAGATGGAGGAGTTGCTCTCGCGGGTCGAGCCGCCGCGGGTCGCGCTCGTCGAACAGGAGCTCGAGAGCCCGCCCGCCATAAGGGACGTCCGGTCCGCGGTGCGGGAGGCTCTCGGGGAGGTGGAGCTCCCGAGGGGTTCGGTCGCGGTCGGCGTCGGCAGCCGGGGTGTGGGGCGTGTGGCGGAGGTCGCCTCCGCGCTCGTCGAGGCGCTCAAAGACGCCGGGGCCGATCCCTTCATCGTGCCTGCGATGGGGAGCCACGGGGCCTCCACCGCCGAGGGGCAGGCGGAGGTGTTGCGGCATCTGGGGGTGAGCGAAGAGCGGGTCGGGTGCCCGATCCGGGCGACGATGGAGGCCGTCGAGGTGGGGAGGACCCCCGCGGGAGTCCCGGTCTACATGGACCGATACGCCTTCGAGGCCGATGCGGTCGTGGTCATCAACCGCGTGAAGCCGCACACCGCCTTCCGCGGGGAGGTGGAGAGCGGGCCGACCAAGATGCTCGCGATCGGGCTCGGCAAGCAGAAGGGGGCGCACGCGGTGCACGCCGCCGGCTGGGAGTACATACACCGCACCATCCCCGAGGCCGCCCGCGTCGCCATCGATGCCGGCAGGGTCGCCTTCGGGCTCGCCGTGCTCGAGAAC
It encodes:
- a CDS encoding lactate racemase domain-containing protein, whose product is MGVRGMQRTVHGEMEELLSRVEPPRVALVEQELESPPAIRDVRSAVREALGEVELPRGSVAVGVGSRGVGRVAEVASALVEALKDAGADPFIVPAMGSHGASTAEGQAEVLRHLGVSEERVGCPIRATMEAVEVGRTPAGVPVYMDRYAFEADAVVVINRVKPHTAFRGEVESGPTKMLAIGLGKQKGAHAVHAAGWEYIHRTIPEAARVAIDAGRVAFGLAVLENADEEPCRIVAIPAEELPEREIPLLKEAKRNLPRIPFSEIDVLVVDEIGKNVSGDGADPNVTGRYPTPYASGGPSVERMVFLSLTGETGGNANGVGMADVVTRRLEEQMDREATYMNALTSTTPAPVRLPMVMPNDRLAVAAALEMCAGVRPEEARLVRITNTLRLHRMWVSEALLDEVRENPRLHLVEGPVPMRFDGDGNLEGVD
- a CDS encoding DMT family transporter; amino-acid sequence: MNDRLLSSPRNAALAFVALALIWGASFPFVKIGLRDAPPLLFAGIRVLLGGFGLAVIAAIWDGRPKLRGVWHTYVISGVFNSGLFVGLQTIAVLDLPSGLAAVLVYLQPIVTGLLAAFFLGESLGVAKVVGLVLGFLGVVAVSFGDLGGHFELPGLLAGVIGGISWSIGTVYFKRVQGVVSTLWFIALSFLFGGVGLTVVGSLTESWGAIRWSSGEFWWSLLFISLAAITLAWILWLGLVSAGEASRASAYIFVVPLTSVAIGVIFLGEPFTATLVVGALLIMIGIYLVNRTPQGGQKGGSG
- a CDS encoding aldo/keto reductase, with the protein product MRYTRFGKTDLKVSRVAFGTWQAGGDWGAPQKDGIESAIRRALDLGVNFFDTAQAYGFGEAERLLGEALAPELKSRREEIVLATKGGLRMEGDRLLRDASPGWLRKGVEDSLRFLGTDYVDLYQLHWPDPDVPVEESAGALDEMVREGKIRYVGVSNFDEEQMAAFEKVRKLDALQPPYHLFRREIEERILPYCAGHGVGVLVYGPLAHGLLSGRMTKQTRFPEDDWRSKSPMFQGEAFEKNLEKVEELKRFAGERGYTLPQLAVAWTLANPAVDAAIVGARRPDHIKGTAPAAGIDLSEEELREIDRIMRGAVPVGGPAPEGM